The following proteins are encoded in a genomic region of Channa argus isolate prfri chromosome 3, Channa argus male v1.0, whole genome shotgun sequence:
- the ccsapa gene encoding centriole, cilia and spindle-associated protein isoform X1 — protein MVTKKIRTEYMKKFRDPKWETFSKCYEDSLKYRLTRRVMEHSHKPWFWEGCDSGSESSGWSTPRLARNKVAPLSLLPPPTSSEVKRTLLEQKTHPGLKPSSEDGDTEVGAGESLGVDAAPTAAVVVESGKNVVNGGIATGAPNTSGPSDETATDNGPADSASTDEEPSKPVQRRRRRRRTPRCEPGQQDSSPTSKPAVIRKPARAKSQPPISTKEKENGRPSSRLDWMKVKRSPNDSHTSDACVQTRRESDKRSSNLDRRRARSADLEKTRRSQLTVVDDRWMTEYMRCFSARLR, from the exons ATGGTGACCAAGAAGATCCGGACAGAGTATATGAAGAAGTTCAGAGATCCCAAATGGGAGACGTTTTCCAAATGTTACGAGGACTCCCTGAAGTACCGTCTGACCCGGCGGGTGATGGAGCATTCCCACAAGCCCTGGTTCTGGGAGGGCTGTGACAGCGGTTCAGAGTCCAGTGGTTGGTCCACTCCTAGACTGGCCAGGAACAAAGTCGCCCCTTTGTCTCTCCTGCCACCGCCAACATCCTCCGAGGTGAAACGGACGTTGTTGGAGCAGAAGACACATCCTGGACTGAAACCGTCTTCTGAGGATGGAGACACTGAGGTGGGAGCTGGGGAGTCTTTGGGTGTAGACGCTGCACCGACTGCAG CAGTGGTTGTTGAAAGCGGCAAGAATGTAGTTAATGGGGGAATAGCAACGGGGGCTCCAAACACCAGCGGCCCTTCAGATGAAACGGCGACAGACAACGGACCTGCTGACTCTGCGTCGACCGACGAGGAGCCATCGAAGCCAGTACAGAGGCGGCGCCGCCGTCGCCGCACCCCTCGCTGTGAGCCTGGACAACAGGACAGTTCCCCCACCAGCAAACCGGCTGTAATCCGCAAACCAGCGAGGGCAAAGAGCCAACCACCAATCAGCACAAAGGAGAAGGAGAACGGGAGGCCGTCGAGCCGACTGGATTGGATGAAGGTCAAGAGGTCGCCCAATGAT AGTCACACATCCGATGCCTGTGTTCAGACCCGGCGGGAGTCTGACAAACGGAGCTCCAACCTGGACCGGCGGCGGGCTCGATCCGCTGACCTGGAGAAGACGAGGCGCTCGCAGCTTACAGTGGTGGACGACCGCTGGATGACTGAGTACATGCGCTGCTTCTCTGCCCGGCTGAGGTAG
- the ccsapa gene encoding centriole, cilia and spindle-associated protein isoform X2 — MVTKKIRTEYMKKFRDPKWETFSKCYEDSLKYRLTRRVMEHSHKPWFWEGCDSGSESSGWSTPRLARNKVAPLSLLPPPTSSEVKRTLLEQKTHPGLKPSSEDGDTEVGAGESLGVDAAPTAVVVESGKNVVNGGIATGAPNTSGPSDETATDNGPADSASTDEEPSKPVQRRRRRRRTPRCEPGQQDSSPTSKPAVIRKPARAKSQPPISTKEKENGRPSSRLDWMKVKRSPNDSHTSDACVQTRRESDKRSSNLDRRRARSADLEKTRRSQLTVVDDRWMTEYMRCFSARLR, encoded by the exons ATGGTGACCAAGAAGATCCGGACAGAGTATATGAAGAAGTTCAGAGATCCCAAATGGGAGACGTTTTCCAAATGTTACGAGGACTCCCTGAAGTACCGTCTGACCCGGCGGGTGATGGAGCATTCCCACAAGCCCTGGTTCTGGGAGGGCTGTGACAGCGGTTCAGAGTCCAGTGGTTGGTCCACTCCTAGACTGGCCAGGAACAAAGTCGCCCCTTTGTCTCTCCTGCCACCGCCAACATCCTCCGAGGTGAAACGGACGTTGTTGGAGCAGAAGACACATCCTGGACTGAAACCGTCTTCTGAGGATGGAGACACTGAGGTGGGAGCTGGGGAGTCTTTGGGTGTAGACGCTGCACCGACTGCAG TGGTTGTTGAAAGCGGCAAGAATGTAGTTAATGGGGGAATAGCAACGGGGGCTCCAAACACCAGCGGCCCTTCAGATGAAACGGCGACAGACAACGGACCTGCTGACTCTGCGTCGACCGACGAGGAGCCATCGAAGCCAGTACAGAGGCGGCGCCGCCGTCGCCGCACCCCTCGCTGTGAGCCTGGACAACAGGACAGTTCCCCCACCAGCAAACCGGCTGTAATCCGCAAACCAGCGAGGGCAAAGAGCCAACCACCAATCAGCACAAAGGAGAAGGAGAACGGGAGGCCGTCGAGCCGACTGGATTGGATGAAGGTCAAGAGGTCGCCCAATGAT AGTCACACATCCGATGCCTGTGTTCAGACCCGGCGGGAGTCTGACAAACGGAGCTCCAACCTGGACCGGCGGCGGGCTCGATCCGCTGACCTGGAGAAGACGAGGCGCTCGCAGCTTACAGTGGTGGACGACCGCTGGATGACTGAGTACATGCGCTGCTTCTCTGCCCGGCTGAGGTAG